The genome window CCCCTGTGTTCTTTTGTTCCTTAAACATAAACAATCCCTGTCTGAGGCATATTTGCTAAGTACTTGTCAAAAACAGCAGCTCAACAGCTTGTTAGCTTGTCTGTGGCTGCTTTAAAATGGATCCGTCTGGTTTTAGATCAGCTAACAGAGCGGCAACAATaagttgtgtttgtttgttttcaaaCCTGACAGTTACAGGCTGCATGATGTTTACAGCTTCATCTGCTGTTCTGCTTTTCTGTCCTCATGCTTCTCTTTCTTGCGCACTCATGTATGAATCCCATCTTTATCCTATTCCCCACAAACTAAACATTCATACGCAATGCCTCAAAAATCCCAAACTCATATGATTTCTATCTCCATATTCATGAGCCTCCTGTTATTCCTGTTATATGTGTAATTcaaaacagacacacagaatTAACAGCAAATGAGTACCATGCAGGATGAAATTGGCATTATCATGAGCGTATCTTGTGTCAGTGGCGCCACAGACAATGGGACAGCAACGAACGAGCATTAAGGTGTTTGTGCAACTGGACTCGTGGGTTTCCTAGGTCGACTCGTTCTCTCCGTGGCTCTGCAGAAGATTTGGTGAGATGGAGAAAGAGGGAGGTTTCATGGGAGCTTTGTGTATCTGTGTTCTAAAGTACATGCTGGCCTATTGCAAACCACCAAGGACTGATCATGGCAGTAACAAGGGATTCCACTGAGTAGACATCCTTGTTGAGTGACCAAATGGATATAGCAGAATGggaaatgtgttgtttgagagGAGCATGAAAAAGGACAAGAGGAGGGAGTGGTGTTAGCAAAGCAGAggagggaaggaaggaaggaaggaaggaaggaaggaaggaaggaagaaagGAAAGAGGGGATCAGGGAACGATTGTGAAAAGCAACAAAGCTGCTTCTGATTTGGTTTCTCTGTTTCTTACCATGCGTCACAGGCCAGAAACAGACCCCACGTGTAAAGCTGACTACCTGCTTCTGTCCCGAGTGGTCCTATCTGCCTGGTGAACTGGTTTGATGTCTGTTCCAGCTATCTCCTATCATTTCACTCTAGGCCGCCCTTTCCTCTCCATTCAAAGCTTTCCCAGCCCACCCGACCAACTCTTAGAAAATCGGTCCAAGTCTTCAATGATTGGTCCGCATTGGCCTTCAAATTAGCTGCTTTCTGGGCGTCGGCCATCTCAGTGTATGCTGACCCCCAGGCCACTTCCTGTATGAGGTCACCAGCTCTCAGGAAACATCCATCACACAGGAGACAGAGTCTAACTCCGCACAGGAAACTGAGTGGGTGCATTCATGCGCACACATGCAGTCCCCAGTGCCTGTATTACAAGTTACAACGTTTATAAATCAGGATGACATGAGTGTGTGTTAAACTCATTTATGTCCTTATTAGTTTACCTCTTCTATGCACAACTCTCCTCGTGAATTAAGTATTTCACTACAATTGTGTTTAAGTGTAATTTACAGTTATAATTTGACAATGCAAATAAAGACCATCAAAACAATTGTcttggaaaataaataaataacatatgtTCTTTAGCACAGCAGTCCCTTGAGCTAAAGGCTAACACGTAAATGTTTAGCAGTTATAATGTTTACCATGTTCACCATCTCAGTTTAACTTAAGCATACAAACGATTATAAGTTAGCATCCTTGCTCTTCAATTTGTTACAGTCATGTTTGAGATGTTTGAGCAATCAAAATCTTTAATAAATAACTGATTTTATGAAGTAATTTAGGTTTATAAACATAATCTGTTAATTTGCGTGTCTAATCTTGCTGTTGTATTGCTCCTTCTACTGTCTGTCTACCTGTAAAATGTATGTTAATAATAAAGTTTGATCTAACTTTATTCTCCCTTTTTTCCGACAGTTGTCCCTGATGGTGAAGATCATCCCCAGCCCCGACTGGTTTGTCGGTGTGGACAGCTTTAACCTCTGCGAAGGCAGCCagtggaaacaggaagtgactgTTGACCTCCAGCCTTATGATGCAGGGACTGACAGTGGATTCACTTTCTCTTCTCCAAACTTCCCCACCATCCCCCAAGAAAACATCACAAAGGTGAAACATTGCAGTTTTCACAACTATAAAAAGCCTCATTGGTTCTTCATGAACTCATTAATTTAGTCATTCATTCCACAGTGAGGAAAGGGTCCTCTTCTTAAATTAGCAGCATGGGAATGGGACGTCATTCTAAGCTGTCTGCACTTAAGTAATTGCTTGGCGGCCTTCATGCCTAACCCGAAGTGATTTGGGGTAAATAGGGCCTCTCTTACATATTAGACCATCTATCCTTTCCCAGCATGTGTTTTATAGTGGGCAATTGTGTATTTGAACTTGAGCCAGCTCTCCTGATGAATTATGCCTGACTGTTCTTTGCTGACTTGTTTAGATCACACCTGAGATGCCCAACCATCCAGCCAACTCCTTTTACTATCCACGTTTAAAGGACCTTCCACCTATAGCCAGCATAAAGATCACGCGACAGAGAAGATCATCTGACCGTCAAACCCCAATGTCCAATCATATTCTGCCAAACTCTATCATTCCCCGGCACTTCTCAGGTAACACCACAGGACTCCCAACATCAGTATTACCCAAAACTATTACCTGGAATTTAATCATGATGCTTTTAAATGAATTGGGGAACACAGGTTAATGAACAACAATGATAAATCCTGTTACATTGATTTGCATTGCATGAGGGTATGGATGGGACGATGTAGGATTTAATCAAACACTGTGACAAAAAGTTGATATTGGAGAATGTTCATTCATCGCTTATCCTATCATGGGAAACTTGAAAAAGCTGTGTATTCCAATCATGGTAGAGAAGTGATAAGAAATGACAGGAATAATTATGTAGGACAGACCAGACTCACACAATTTCtgttatttttcaaaatgtacttaTCCTTTATTGATGCAGGGGGACCTTAATGTATGATTAcagaagatttaaaaaaaaaaatttcactcaatgtgaccTGGAATTTTCATGTCATGCCTGCGTAAAAGTTATAATATGGTCCAACTTTGAGAGTTCTGCATTATCTACAGATGCTACAACAACatacaaacattatttatgaaGAGATTTGTACTTGTACTTGTGAATTCTTTGCTCTCCTCTCATACTCACCCATACTGTACTTTTCTCACATCTCGTTCCCCTTGATACAGCGACACCATTGGACTGTGAAGTGTCTCTCTGGTCATCCTGGGGCTTGTGTCTTGGTTCCTGCTCCAGAGGTGGTGTCCGCCACCGCACACGGTACATCCTCTTGCGGCCGGCCAATGCTGGCGTCCCCTGCCCTGAGATGGAGGAACAGACTACATGTGTATCACAGAGCTGTAGGAGACTCCAGTAACACACAAGCACAGATACTGCCAGTACTCAACACTGGGACTCTCACATTATGACTATTGGACTGAGAAATATTGCTGCAATCTTGAGCATTTCCTTGTTAATGCAAAGATGTTTGTCATAGTTAAATTGTGGACATGAAAGACTTGCTGCTCACTAGTATTAGAGCTCCTTTGGGTGTGTTTTAATGGCAATAAAAGGACATTGAAGTCTGAGCAGAGCATTAGGAAGTTATGTTTGAGACAACACTTTAAATGTGATCAGATAAAAAGCCACTTCCATAAATGGTTGTGATTCAAATAGAACATTTTAGAGGACAAATGCTCCTCCTCAAAGACCTGTTTGGGACTTATTGTGGTTTGTCCTTAAAAACATTTGCATTTAATCTGTACACTGATACTGGCACACCAGTCACAAATCGTTCACACACTCTTACATGTAGGCACACAAAGGTCCTTGCACATACTGCTTACTTTTAAAGGCACTGGGGCATAAGTTGTCTTAGAGAACCTATACATGCTTGGCACATGCAGCTCTTTCAAAAATAACCTCACACCCACATTTTTAAATATCGCCCTTTACAAGAAACACATAATAGCTGACTTGAACTTTTGAGTCCAAAGAAGCTGTAacaattttgtattattttaagatgctttttttaagaaaggtttttatagaaagaaagaaaaatatttgtattatcatcTCTTTTGATATTTTAATGTTGAGATTTTGTATATACTGTATGATGTATCTCTACTTGTATAACGGGTGAATAAATATGGAAGTGTGTTTTTCACATAAAAATTCCATGTAACCTGTATGGCT of Pseudochaenichthys georgianus chromosome 10, fPseGeo1.2, whole genome shotgun sequence contains these proteins:
- the spon2a gene encoding spondin-2a; its protein translation is MMSSEHLTCGWLQQLLIVLLKLCLTFAGPLRPLNGTECTAKGPASYILVFTGHWSPHAFPKQYPLFRPPAQWSKLIAVSHNRHFRLWEEGAPASAGVQNFSEIGVTVELMKEAKEARKRRAVGAMSRTAGIPNGIGHSSTELLTQPRNSLLSLMVKIIPSPDWFVGVDSFNLCEGSQWKQEVTVDLQPYDAGTDSGFTFSSPNFPTIPQENITKITPEMPNHPANSFYYPRLKDLPPIASIKITRQRRSSDRQTPMSNHILPNSIIPRHFSATPLDCEVSLWSSWGLCLGSCSRGGVRHRTRYILLRPANAGVPCPEMEEQTTCVSQSCRRLQ